The following is a genomic window from Brucella pseudogrignonensis.
GCGCGCCAGAGCGAGTATGTTCATGGGCGATGGCGGCAGCACTTTTCTTGGAGCGTCACTTGCCGGTGCTATTCTCATTCTTACAGGCAGCCACGCGAAAATTGCGTTTCCCATCCTTTTATGGGTGGTCATTGTTCCGGTCATAGACACATTAAGCCTGATCATCCGCAGATTATCAGCGCGCAGAAGTCCATTTTCTCCAGATAGGCAACACCTTCATCACCTCTTGATGGAGACAGGGCTCTCGTCGGGTCAAACGGCTATTGCAGTTTTACTGCTCAACCTTTCAGCCGGTGCAGTTGCCTATATTGCTATACGCCTCCAGATTCCCAGCTGGACAATGCTTCTGGCACTCGTCGCGCCATTTATCGCACACACAATTTTTGTGATGCGCATGACCAATGCCGCGCGCCCCATTGCTCCGCCCGTAACAGCTGATACCTCGTCGCAAAATAAGCCAAACATTACTCTTCCAGGGGCAACTTCATGAGTATTTCCGTACTAATCATGACCTTAAATGAAGAAGTAAATCTGCCAGCCTGCCTCGCATCGCTCGACTGGTGCGATGACATTGTGATTCTGGATTCCTTCAGCAGTGACCGGACGGTAGAAATTGCACAAGCAGCTGGTGCTCGTATCTATCAACGTCACTACGACACCGAAGATCGCCAGCGTATGTTTGGCCTTAAAGAAATCAAGTTCAAGCATAACTGGGTCTATACGCCAGATGCAGATGAAATTACGCCGACGGACCTGCGTGACGAGATGCTTGGCATAGCCTCCGACCCTACAAGACAGGAAGTATTGTTCAAAGCACGTTACAAAAATATGTTCATGGGCAAATGGATTCGCCACGCGAGCTTGTATCCAACATGGATTACGCGTTTGGTCCGGCCTGATCGGGTGCGGTTTGAACGTTCTGTTCACTCACGCGCCAGCGGTGGCCCTGAAGGCGAGTTGCAAGCGCATTTTGTGCATTACAGCTTTAATAAAGGACTTAAAGCCTGGTACG
Proteins encoded in this region:
- a CDS encoding glycosyltransferase family 2 protein — protein: MSISVLIMTLNEEVNLPACLASLDWCDDIVILDSFSSDRTVEIAQAAGARIYQRHYDTEDRQRMFGLKEIKFKHNWVYTPDADEITPTDLRDEMLGIASDPTRQEVLFKARYKNMFMGKWIRHASLYPTWITRLVRPDRVRFERSVHSRASGGPEGELQAHFVHYSFNKGLKAWYEKHNNYSSAEADLSAAKLLERKIDWHGLFSLTAERRRRALKSLSYHMPFRPSLRFLYMYIFRLGFLDGKPGYLYCRLLSAYEFMIVVKTEERRKTKPATNAKISDMKPNEAEIPERHAI